A single region of the Paramicrobacterium fandaimingii genome encodes:
- a CDS encoding ABC transporter permease, whose protein sequence is MNYYVRKFGFYAVALWAALTLNFIIPRLMPGNPVDILLAKLQQRGGTVDAATRHAFELLLGGDSSQPVIVQYVQYLVNVLRGDLGTSVSYFPAPVTDVIGQSLPWTIMLVGISTVIATVIGVSLGALAGWKPGTWLDSLVPATTLLAAVPYFWLALIFVYFFATTLHILPSQGGYDVVLTPGLNAEFIGSALRYGFLPALTIVIASLGGWLLGMRNMMVSTLSEDYILTAQAKGLRSGRILRTYAARNAVLPSVAGFAISLGFVVSGSIVTEQVFSYPGIGSKLLSAVTNNDYALMQGIFLYITLAVLGANLIVDLFYGIIDPRTRARS, encoded by the coding sequence ATGAATTACTACGTGCGCAAGTTCGGCTTCTATGCCGTGGCCTTGTGGGCGGCATTGACGCTGAATTTCATCATTCCCCGTCTGATGCCCGGAAACCCCGTTGACATTCTGCTTGCGAAGTTGCAGCAGCGCGGTGGAACCGTTGACGCCGCCACACGTCATGCATTTGAGCTCCTCCTTGGCGGGGACTCGTCGCAGCCGGTGATCGTTCAGTACGTCCAGTACCTGGTCAACGTGCTGCGGGGAGACCTCGGAACGTCCGTGAGCTATTTCCCCGCGCCGGTGACGGACGTCATCGGGCAATCACTTCCCTGGACGATCATGCTCGTGGGCATCTCCACGGTGATCGCCACGGTGATCGGTGTGAGCCTCGGTGCGCTCGCCGGTTGGAAGCCGGGAACGTGGCTCGACTCACTCGTCCCCGCGACAACGCTGCTCGCCGCCGTTCCCTACTTCTGGCTCGCGCTGATCTTCGTGTACTTCTTCGCGACGACATTGCACATTCTCCCCTCGCAAGGCGGATACGACGTTGTGCTCACGCCAGGCTTGAACGCGGAGTTCATCGGCTCGGCGCTGCGGTACGGATTTCTGCCAGCCCTCACGATCGTCATCGCATCCTTGGGAGGCTGGCTTCTCGGAATGCGCAACATGATGGTTTCCACACTGTCGGAGGACTACATCCTCACCGCGCAAGCTAAGGGCCTCCGAAGCGGCCGCATTCTGCGGACCTACGCCGCGCGCAATGCTGTGCTCCCTTCGGTCGCCGGGTTTGCGATATCGCTCGGGTTCGTCGTCTCCGGATCTATCGTCACCGAGCAGGTCTTCTCGTATCCAGGCATCGGGTCGAAACTGCTCAGCGCGGTTACAAACAATGACTACGCACTCATGCAGGGGATATTCCTCTACATCACACTCGCCGTCCTCGGCGCGAACCTGATCGTCGACCTGTTCTACGGGATCATCGATCCACGAACCCGAGCTCGGAGCTGA